The Catharus ustulatus isolate bCatUst1 chromosome 15, bCatUst1.pri.v2, whole genome shotgun sequence genome has a window encoding:
- the SHROOM1 gene encoding protein Shroom1 translates to MTSTGNEIERWTHRQGGRTGKLVEPVTSPENDHLLSVKSISSMDHLLHLPGKADSAYSSFSGGSNIPGYLTPSCHGENCVLPEQVPYTDLEHVTGMYHLSAAHSDLRSAQSYKAPDLSTPSSHSTSLTDRCGIAPTQRTSNQESPALAAPPLSPPTRLNSCHYNITYRDLEKSRERRGSAGHTECSVQTAPGVQDSQLADRDVPWSQHWDADTEPGIGPNREKTLENKGLSSHFTNKVSKVQALKTEENGEWSPSQQPTKRSNPHIFSRPTSFIFQEYLKTDSVANVPKILSAYNSGHANKISKETNSKSYHQAHANPNAVNDTQEVKQCPRSVCKPSAREEALPSTVPGPSQRKESLPCAQGPLHAEWHSHMNQDMFGDSLELKYMENALLNKNAPRKLNSYAGKNQCYDSEGKIMSTIREPVPNQQNKVQRSPVPCSYNVMEVEHSQCEELDEGRKQCCDGTSQMAFFRPMEDSTSQSLREVQKENQGNNSCPDLSMCLEQEKPLVQKHQPVFQTQLLRQLREDHAGEQITRQATPMLYYLSAGKTTSVRHPNKDSRSSAKEIPSRSYGASAQCLEIQREDHQLQRSSHQHQHSADDLLLQKKDLIFRSPAPFTEESFQNDYIEKLKVAQKKVLKETSFKRKDLQMSLPVRLRQKSSKRPSVERLWSFSLSSASKDAKPAPCSPSRLESLESFSRNEEIQRPQKDQAGGRKRVTQEQNKLCYSEPEKLHHLMDKEVSWSQVRAEITEQDTMASRRRGLAFSSSSVSRTELKQIQHSALIEYMERKTTQRPGGSQHLPLHKPPLQKRLSDPKGPYGQISNPNGSRKMQKVFCQLLSEQKSPDISPLSPFAPPLKATSRCNPNEEDESCTSKCPSTESVLQAGGSASGRAPERPKSTPSSTQVRNQYLKGDTCKRAGGAAAPRRRCGSCPGTSSFYDPDKDRSKSHECNDITGHVCGQDKKEQTSETSIPVPTSGSKESTQVEEECRTLSGNASLKHPEQQQPAPSPKQGMHLHTASAQPQQGDKNPAKGLLTQETSMHSNRADVPLERETHLPKSRLQSSQDQQHQDLVMEIIAKDSSLVNILMPHPLRKTALDLMEGLFPLNISMLDKSRRKRGKVQNVQENDRKSHGDGPEECPKSEQETKQRSKDPASMGSQVLRRNRDSTNELDDITSKKLELMASLQSRLQALWEEQDLVLLEVRECAKWGEELEVMVRDLCKPSEFDRYMMFIGDLEKVVSLLLCLSSRLARVQNAMSRMDGNTEAEEKQSLNERYKLLCQQREDAKDLKENLDRRERVVSGILAKYMTEQQLQDYQHFVQVKTSLLIEQKDLEEQIKFFKEQLENLDQSISI, encoded by the exons ATGACTTCAACTGGGAATGAGATAGAAAGATGGACTCACAGGCAAGGTGGCAGAACTGGGAAGCTGGTAGAGCCTGTGACGTCTCCTGAAAATGATCATCTTTTGTCAGTGAAGTCAATCAGCAGCATGGACCATCTCTTGCACCTCCCTGGAAAGGCAGACTCTGCTTACAGCTCTTTCTCAGGAGGATCAAATATTCCAGGGTACCTCACACCATCATGCCATGGTGAAAACTgtgtgctgccagagcaggtCCCATACACAGACTTGGAACATGTAACAGGAATGTATCATCTCAGTGCTGCACACTCTGACCTCAGATCCGCCCAGTCATACAAGGCACCAGacctgagcacccccagctctcatAGCACCAGTCTCACAGATCGCTGTGGAATTGCTCCTACCCAAAGGACTTCAAATCAGGAatctccagccctggcagcacctcCACTGTCCCCTCCCACACGACTCAACAGTTGTCACTATAACATCACTTATAGAGACTTGGAAAAGTCAAGAGAGAGAcgaggctctgcagggcacactGAGTGTAGTGTGCAGACAGCTCCTGGTGTGCAGGACAGCCAGCTAGCAGACAGGGATGTACCATGGAGTCAACACTGGGATGCAGATACAGAGCCAGGTATAGGGCCTAATAGAGAAAAGACTCTGGAAAACAAGGGCCTTTCTTCTCATTTTACAAATAAGGTGTCAAAAGTTCAGGCATTAAAGACAGAGGAAAATGGAGAGTGGAGTCCATCACAACAACCTACAAAGAGAAGCAATCCACACATTTTCAGCAGACCTACTTCATTCATTTTTCAAGAATATTTAAAGACCGACTCTGTGgcaaatgtccccaaaatacTTTCAGCTTATAATTCAGGTCATGCTAATAAAATTTCCAAAGagacaaactccaaatcctATCACCAAGCACATGCCAACCCCAACGCTGTTAATGATACACAGGAAGTCAAACAGTGTCCCAGGAGTGTGTGCAAGCCAAGTGCCAGAGAGGAAGCTCTGCCAAGCACTGTGCCAGGACCCAGCCAGAGGAAAGAGTCCttgccctgtgctcagggccCACTCCATGCTGAATGGCATTCACACATGAATCAGGATAtgtttggggacagtttggAATTAAAATATATGGAGAATGCtcttctaaataaaaatgctcCCAGAAAGCTGAACAGTTATGCAGGCAAAAATCAGTGCTATgattctgaaggaaaaattatgaGCACTATTAGAGAACCAGTCccaaaccagcaaaacaaaGTGCAGAGATCACCAGTGCCCTGCAGCTATAATGTTATGGAAGTGGAGCACTCTCAGTGTGAGGAGTTGGATGAGGGAAGGAAGCAGTGCTGTGATGGCACAAGCCAAATGGCTTTTTTCAGACCAATGGAAGATTCCACATCTCAGTCATTACGTGAAGTCCAGAAAGAAAACCAGGGTAACAACAGCTGTCCTGACCTCAGCATGTGTCTGGAACAAGAGAAACCTCTTGTTCAGAAACACCAGCCTGTATTTCAAACACAGCTCTTAAGACAGCTTCGGGAGGACCATGCTGGTGAACAAATAACCAGGCAGGCAACTCCCATGCTTTACTATCTTTCTGCAGGGAAAACCACCAGTGTACGACACCCCAACAAGGACTCAAGGAGCTCAGCAAAGGAAATTCCATCAAGGAGCTATGGTGCCTCAGCACAGTGTCTGGAAATACAAAGAGAAGACCATCAGCTTCAGAGAAGCAGCCACCAACATCAGCACAGTGCTGATGATCTCCTGCTCCAGAAAAAAGATCTCATTTTTAGGAGTCCTGCACCATTCACAGAAGAGAGTTTTCAGAATGACTATATAGAGAAACTTAAAGTGGCTCAGAAAAAGGTTCTCAAAGAAAcctcctttaaaagaaaagactTACAGATGAGTTTGCCTGTCAGACTGAGACAGAAATCCTCTAAACGGCCATCAGTTGAACGCCTTTGGTCTTTCTCATTATCCAGTGCAAGCAAGGATGCCAAACCTGCTCCTTGCTCCCCTTCTCGTCTAGAATCCTTGGAAAGTTTCAgtagaaatgaagaaatacaaaGGCCACAAAAAGATCAagcagggggaaggaaaagggtcACCCAAGAGCAAAATAAACTGTGCTACTCTGAGCCTGAGAAGCTCCATCACCTAATGGATAAGGAAGTATCATGGAGTCAAGTTAGGGCTGAAATCACTGAGCAAGATACAATGGCATCCAGGAGAAGGGGTCTGGCATTTTCCAGTTCAAGTGTCTCCAGGACAGAGCTGAAACAAATCCAGCACAGTGCACTGATTGAATACATGGAACGAAAGACCACTCAAAGACCAGGTGGTTCACAACACCTCCCACTGCATAAGCCACCCCTGCAGAAGAGGCTGTCAGATCCCAAAGGGCCTTATGGCCAGATTTCCAACCCAAATGGAAGCAGGAAGATGCAAAAGGTTTTCTGCCAACTTCTCTCTGAACAAAAATCACCAGATATTTCTCCTCTTTCGCCTTTTGCCCCTCCACTGAAAGCGACCAGCAGGTGCAATCCCAATGAAGAGGACGAGAGCTGTACCAGCAAGTGTCCATCAACTGAAAGTGTCCTTCAGGCAGGTGGTTCTGCATCTGGGAGAGCTCCTGAGAGACCAAAATCCACTCCTTCTTCTACACAGGTAAGAAAccagtacctaaaggga gacacGTGCAAACGTGCCGGAGGTGCAGCAGCACCGCGCCGGCGCTGTGGGAGCTGCCCCGGCACCTCCAG CTTCTATGATCCTGATAAAGATAGATCCAAGAGTCATGAATGTAATGACATAACTGGACACGTGTGTGGCCAGGATAAAAAGGAGCAGACTTCTGAAACTTCTATTCCTGTCCCAACAAGTGGAAGCAAGGAGAGCACTCAAGTGGAAGAGGAATGCAGAACTCTGAGTGGGAATGCTTCACTCAAacatccagagcagcagcagcctgcaccTTCTCCAAAGCAGGGAATGCATCTCCACACAGCATCGGCTCAGCCTCAACAAGGAGACAAAAATCCAGCCAAAGGTTTACTTACCCAGGAGACATCCATGCACAGCAACCGTGCTGATGTTCCCCTGGAGAGAGAGACACACCTGCCCAAAAGTAGGCTGCAGTCTTCTCAGGACCAGCAACACCAAGATCTTGTTATGGAGATCATTGCCAAAGATAGTTCTCTGGTGAACATTCTCATGCCTCATCCCCTTAGAAAAACTGCTTTGGACTTGATGGAGGGTTTATTTCCTCTTAACATTTCCATGCTGGATAAATCAcgcaggaaaaggggaaaggtaCAGAATGTGCAGGAGAATGA CAGGAAAAGTCATGGAGATGGGCCAGAAGAATGTCCGAAGTCTGAACAAGAAACCAAGCAAAGAAGCAAGGATCCTGCCTCTATGGGAAGCCAAGTCCTGAGGAGGAACAGAGACAGCACAAATGAGCTAGATGACATCACATCTAAGAAA ctggaaCTCATGGCCAGTCTCCAGTCCAGGCTGCAGGCACTGTGGGAGGAACAGGACCTGGTTCTCTTGGAAGTCAGGGAATGTGCCAAGTGGGGTGAGGAGCTAGAGGTCATGGTACGGGACCTCTGCAAGCCCAGTGAATTTGACCGCTACATGATGTTCATTGGAGACCTGGAGAAGGTGGTGAGCCTCTTGCTCTGCTTGTCCAGCCGCCTCGCACGAGTCCAGAATGCCATGAGCAGGATGGATGGCAATACAGAGGCTGAGGAGAAG CAATCGCTGAATGAACGGTACAAGCTCTTGTGTCAACAGCGGGAAGATGCAAAAGACCTGAAGGAGAATCTGGACCGGAGAGAACGTGTGGTCTCTGGAATCCTTGCCAAATACatgacagagcagcagctccaggactaTCAACACTTTGTTCAAGTCAAGACCTCCTTGCTGATTGAACAGAAGGATCTCGAAGAGCAGattaaatttttcaaagaacAATTAGAAAATCTTGACCAAAGCATCTCCATCTAA